The window tTTATCTCACCTGATACTCGCACTTGAACTCGTGCTCGAGAAAGGAAAGTCGACGGAGTTCCCAAGAGAGTTCAAAGGCCGTCAGAATTGGATCCTTCGAGGAAAGGGCTATAAGTGATGGCGATGCCAGGGCACGGTAAGCGTTTATTCGGCTTCTCGAATGCCTTAAGGAATCCTCCATCCTGGACGTCACACATTCGTCACATCTAAATCaacgatttcattttattttgtctttatcttttcgtCGCTTTTACTCAGTttgctttttgtttctttttttttttctttttttttttttttaaatcagaaCAAAAATCCATCTGTCTTTCATTCCTCCtcgttgatcgatcgatcgattgatcgattttcatcgattgattgattgattgattgattgattgattgattgattggtTGGTATCAaagcataaaaaaaaggaaaaaaaaaaaaaaaataggactCACCCACAACGAACATCGTGCGGCATTGGTAGAGTCGAGCCACGATCCAGGAGGATTTTGATGATCTCGTAGTTGTCCCTATGAGCCGAGAGGATCAACGGCGTGATATCCGGCGTGAATGTTGCGGTATCCGGCGGTAGAGCTTCCCAGCTCTGCCAGGAcacattataaatgttattttcgtcattatgaTATAAATCTTCGTTTCGTgatagaaatttaaatatttcctttttcttttttttttctttttttttcttttttttttttttttttttttttaaagacaaAGACATTTTTTTGCAACGGCAACAAACAGCCATATCCATTTAAcggaatttattttaatataataacattttaaaaaatatcttgatAAACGAGAGAAACATATAGAAgggaaatatattcatatgtcattgttatttctcttaggtcgtaaataaaaaaaaaaaaaaaaagaaaaaaaaaagaaagaaagaaagaaagaaagaaagaaaaaaaagaaagaaaaagtttcataAAATCGGCCATACGTTGACTCGTTCTTAATTAGATGATACCAAACGAgaaatcgttttcatcgtgaCCATCCAATTTTCGGAGACATAATGAATTCGTTACAAACTCTGGGCCACTATCCTTTTCCAAGGGATATCATTCACGAAGTTCTACGTAAGCCGATTCCTCGTTAAAGCCGATTAAACTTTCAACCGGAATTTACCacgtttcttttacttttatttttctttctctttctttctctctctctctctctctctctctctctctctctctctctctctctctttatctatccatctatattTCCTCTTAAAGTATCTTCATTCGTAAATTTGTTCGAAGATAAATTTAACCTAAGGGAGTTTCattctaaaataattcatagtTTCTTTCAATGattcattctatttctttgaaataagtaaagaaagagaaagagagatgagaagaaagagagagagagagagagagagcgagagagagagagagagatgcaagtAGTAGAGAACAAGTAGTCCCAATTGAAAGATAAGTTAATCGATATACTCAGCACGCGAATCGAATAAAGCTTTGAAGCTCGAATCCAAacttgggggggggggggtggaggcgaaagaaaataaaaaaaagaaaaagagacgcaCGTGTTCTACTCATTACCCCTAGAACGTGACTGTAAGTATTTTcacgaatctctctctctctctctctctctctctctctctctcgattttcTCGATCGTGTCTATAGCTAAGAATTGACGTGCacgaaaaacgtaaagaaCGTTGTCCAATACGGTACGGATACACGATATCGTGAAAGAACGTTCCCTCGTTCTTTTATAcaggaagaggaaaaacatTCGAGGAAGTTAAGttgaacgaaagaagaaaaagaagaatttatttcgaatGTAGTATATGTAGGTACATGTACCAATATTAAGACTCCTGTCGGTCGAACTCGTATTACTTTACTTTAACATCCTACTCGAAAACCAATGTGATTTGTGGTTTCGAGAGTGTCTTAAAAGCTtgactcttcttcttcttcttcttcttcttcttcttcttcttcttctccttcttctccatcatcatcatcatcatcatcttcttcctcttcttcctcttcttcttctacttctacttttaCTTCTTTGACTTCTTcacatttctcttcttctttactttccccttcctttttctttttctttttctattccctttccttcattttattcctcgaaaaagaagagtaaagaaaaaggagaagtgATAGGCAATGAATCGATCGATACGTACGTGTGGATCACCATCCTTATGATAAACTTCTTCGTGATCGAGTAGAACTTCGACAGCTTCGACAAATTCCTCCGAAATCGCATGAAGTAAAGCATCCTTCGTGTCGACTTTGTGCTCGATCAACCATTCCACCATTTCGAGATTCTCATTGTCGATTGCCATCAAGAGGGCTGATCTTCCTAAAGGATCCACGCAATTGATGTTCAAGTCGGTCTCTTGTGCACTTTGAAGCATTCTGTGACAAAGATCATAAAACTCTCCTTATTTCATtgtaacctttttttttcttctctctctctctctctctctctctctctctctctctctctctctctctctctctctctctctctctctctttctctctctctctttcttaaaagAACATCAACAACGAACGAAATGATTAATGCAAGACAAaggaataattttttgatcagtattgttaatctttttcttatcaaccatttttttttcctttcttctttttcttactttattttattttatgagaaATTTCCTACTTCGTGCAATAActtaacgaaattaattaatttattaaagttcCTTCTAACGCTACGTTTCTATCAGATTTCCTATTCTCGTCGCAGGTGTCCTAAGtagtactttctctctctctctctctctctctctctctctctctctctctctctctttatatgaTGAAATTGCATGGATTAGGAAAGATCATTAATGCAATTTAATAGTCACTAATTGCCCTAAGATGAACGATAGGCCGTAAATGATTATTGAAACCTTCTCACCCGATCTTGTCTCAAGGATAATTAATGTTCCTGTCGTAAGCAGCGACGAAATGGTGGATAAACCATGTGACGCTTGATTTTATTCTCGAACATTGTGAAGGTTCGAAAATGAGAATCACGGAGAACTCTCGGAGGCTAATTACTTTCAGTAGGCTTTGCTTTTATGttcataaaaagagagaaagaaaaagaaaggaagaaagagggaaagaaaaaaaaagaacgagaaaatgaaagaaaaaagaaagaaagaaggaaggaaggaaggaaggaaggaaggaaggaaggaaggaaggaaggaaggaaggaaggaaggaagtaaaaaagataaatcgatCTTGACATTAATCTTACCTAGCttcgtattaattttaattattaaaagaataatagcgtgttgagagatgaaaaagcatcgaataattttcttttcttttcttttcttttcttttctttttaatggatCGTTTCAACGGATTACACGGTTGACAAAATACAaggagagatagggagagagaaaaaaagagagaaagaaagaaagaaagagagagagagagatattctgACCCTTTCGTGAACGTGTCAATGctcttgtgtatatatatatatatatatatatatatatatatatatatacacatactatatacatactatatacGCAAGTGAATGCGCGTCCGTCCACGCGTGTTTCACAAATAGAGATAACGAGAGAACAATCGAATCCTTAATTTCACACGGTGAAATACATAGAAaacatttatgtatgtgtctcGTATACTAATTCATTGAACAAAACgtatatgagaaaaagaaaaagtgtaaGGGGAATGGCCGATCATTTGCTGGAACTTTCTCCTTGTatgagataaagaaataaaaaaaagaaaagaaaaaaagaaaaatagagagagagagagagagagagagaaaaaaaaatagtcgaCACGCGTATGCAAGGGTAAATCTATGATAgttaagataaaaacaaaaaaaaaaaaaattgattcatGAAAAGGTGAAATTGTAAAATTCCTTTTGACGTTCGTTTTCTATCCTCGGAATAGAAAATACAATAACTTGTTAACttcgttcgtttttctcttattttcgttattttttttttttcttttcttttcttttcttttcttttttttttcttttcctttttctctttcatttcttcatttAAAAGATCTTATCATCGTGCGATTTAGAAACGTACAATTGAAAAACGTATTTCATTGGAAAATGATGAGGGATAGACCAAAAGTGGTATATGTAAATCCATGGCATCCCTAGGGATGATGTTACGCGGTGGAATAATTTACCCGAAAGTGGTAAATTATAATCAGGAGTTCGTATAGCGCGTGTATGATATATTATGTAGgtacatcatacatatatgtatctaaatATACGAGATTTCGTAGGGCGTGCTTGTAAACGTAATTACGCTCGAAAGAAGAGACGACTGGACATGAAAggggtttaaaaaaaaaaaaattcctttcaAGGAAGGAATACTCCatcaaatgaacgaacgaacgaacgaacgaacgaacgaacaaacaaacaaacaaacaaacaaacgaatgaacgaacgaacaacaataaaaagaacagataaagaaaaaggtagagatgtgttaaaaaaaaaaaaaaaaaaaaaaagatataaataaataaattcgagaGAACGATCGGTCGTTTATTCGTACTTACCTTCTTACCGATGCCACATCACCTCGCTCTACTGcaagcaaatattttttctcctgCATAGAAAGACTCGTCATTTCCTGGTGAGGTCTTACCACATTTTCCTCTTCCATCATTCCATGGATACTGTGCCTCTGAAATGAACACAATTCATATAGACACGAAAGAgcgacatatttttatattccgcAGAGACGTTCTTTCCCtacatataattcttttctatttttttcttttcttttctttttacagagGACTCACGTATCTCGTAACAGAATTAAAAAGCGATGCCGTCTTATCGtgagatttttgtttttttctttctctctctctctctctctctctctctctctctctcttttctgctttctatctcgctttctctctttctttctttctttctttctttctttctttctttcttttttactttcttccccatcttttttttttacactctTCCTCCTATTAACACTCTTAAAAATACAGTTACTCTTTACTTTAAAACGAACttcattttgtttccttcttgTTAGGGATACTGAATATCTGCAATTACTCTTGGGAATATTCAAAGGGTCGTATCTTTATTGAGATACGTATTGTTATTTCTACGAGGAACACTTCAACGTGTCGTAGCTTTAACGTCTCTTTGTATGTATAGAAAACGTAGAGAGATGGGATATGCTCAGGTTCAGTTCTCGTCCTTACGAATTAATTCATTCCGGTCTCTATCTCCTCCTACAATGTTAGAATACCTAAACTGAGATCTCACGTTTCTCATATGTACATGCaacgtaataataaacatattttcttttattcctgtGATAgtgttcgataaaaaaaaaaaaagagaaaaaaaaaagaaaaaagaaaaaaaaagaaggtcaCTCAAGCTTACTCGAAACTTTTCGTTTTGCTTgtttgaaacgaaaaaagttttttgttctctctctctctctctctctctctctctctctctctctcttttttattttccatgatTATCACAATTAAATTATACCTGTCTACATGTTTATTTGCTGGgtattatgtatttttgttAACAAGGTAAAAAATGATTACGAAAGTGTATGAAATGCGAGACAACACCCAAACTTGTATCACGCAAATTTGAAGAAGATCCATGGATTATACGAACTGAGGGCGTTTACGCGAATTGCTTTGATttaaatcgtatttattaaagCTCTCTCGAGAATTTCACCCAGGTCAAGACGACTGATAatctaaatatttctctttcctgcCGTTCAAATGagcataaatatatctatgagTTTAACATCATTTTTATCGGGCCATAATCttgatttttcattcgattttaaAGCTTTTCGAAAGTTAGACGTGTGGCGAATGTTATTGATCGGCGACTACTACTACCTCGATAATGGGaacgcaagagagagagagagagagagagaggaagagaggaagagaggaagagagagagagagagaaagagagagagggagagaaagagagagggagggagggaggaagagagagagagagagagagagagaaagaggcaaAGAGAAGAGGAACAGAGGGAAGGAGGTTTTCGGAGATGATGAATGCACTTCGAGACTTCGTGCAAGCGAGAGACGGCAGGGTGCACAACTTCCGGTTCGGACGAAAGCGTTCGCACATATCATGTTAGGGTTCTCGAGAACA of the Vespa crabro chromosome 4, iyVesCrab1.2, whole genome shotgun sequence genome contains:
- the LOC124423522 gene encoding transient receptor potential-gamma protein isoform X9; translated protein: MATNTSRGQISGAGGGFLRGAGQQHVNFDPEAPPLPPLDTTQQTTNLLERPDADKKVKRHSIHGMMEEENVVRPHQEMTSLSMQEKKYLLAVERGDVASVRRMLQSAQETDLNINCVDPLGRSALLMAIDNENLEMVEWLIEHKVDTKDALLHAISEEFVEAVEVLLDHEEVYHKDGDPHSWEALPPDTATFTPDITPLILSAHRDNYEIIKILLDRGSTLPMPHDVRCGCDECVTSRMEDSLRHSRSRINAYRALASPSLIALSSKDPILTAFELSWELRRLSFLEHEFKCEYQVR